In Halococcus salifodinae DSM 8989, one DNA window encodes the following:
- a CDS encoding carboxypeptidase-like regulatory domain-containing protein, with translation MTNWIRWGGVFACTALVLSGSFVIAEEFRVSAAGVVDSDPSTGSLIVDITDQNGAGVGNETVVITDAITGEQVFNGATNNAGQIETNLSAGSYNVEAGGTTKIVTVVGGSTVSLNFNVAVEDVPDPTPLEGSASTPSFCC, from the coding sequence ATGACAAACTGGATTCGCTGGGGAGGTGTTTTCGCCTGCACAGCGTTGGTACTCAGCGGAAGTTTCGTCATAGCTGAGGAATTCAGGGTGAGTGCTGCAGGGGTAGTGGATTCTGATCCGAGTACAGGGTCGTTGATCGTGGACATCACCGACCAGAACGGCGCTGGTGTCGGGAACGAGACGGTCGTCATTACGGATGCTATCACGGGCGAGCAGGTGTTCAACGGGGCCACCAACAACGCTGGTCAGATCGAAACCAACCTGTCAGCGGGATCGTATAATGTGGAAGCCGGCGGAACCACGAAAATCGTTACCGTTGTGGGCGGCAGCACGGTTTCGCTGAACTTCAACGTCGCTGTCGAAGATGTTCCCGATCCGACCCCGCTTGAAGGGTCAGCGTCCACTCCCTCTTTCTGCTGTTGA
- a CDS encoding IucA/IucC family protein encodes MTLSFDGRADRDVDPAERADDAAIHAFLNCYLRETGDYTVSDESVADVAPGPEGLLRTRLLEQRIDVLAPLEYRSPTERHLFDMPVRYRLPDGTVCRADAATLASLVVKDLSLDRPDGSAPDELLERVLRSKRNVETFVRAREGDDARLYGERLSFRDTEQALVFGHHRHPTPKSRQGIATRNQDTFAPELRGSFPLHYFRADPDLITSDSALDRCATTWVKDALRDDDSVPTSFVEEHVDSGDALLPVHPWQAEYLLDQSRVQRHLGDGIEHLGAVGQEFYPTTSVRTLYAPDAPFMVKSSLHVKITNSVRTNKRPELDRGVAVAELLDTAFGDELADGFPNFDIVRDPAFLALDIGDERESGLETVLRANPFHGDLAERSTPLVSLCQDAIVGRSRLGRLVTTIAERDGRDTEAVSEEWFRRYLEIAIRPVLWLYLDQGVGVEAHQQNSVLTLDEAGYPSEFRYRDNQGFYFPESQYPEVDAYLPGVGERADTVCADSIADERLRYYVVLNNALDVVNAFGSAGLVDERQLLALLRDELERARDRYDRPSSDFLAPLLESPTVPCKANLLTRFRGLDELENDLENQSVYTDVKNPLVTELDS; translated from the coding sequence ATGACACTGTCGTTCGACGGTCGTGCGGACCGGGACGTCGATCCCGCCGAACGGGCCGACGACGCCGCGATACACGCGTTCCTCAACTGTTACCTCCGCGAGACTGGCGACTATACGGTCTCCGACGAGTCCGTTGCAGACGTCGCGCCCGGTCCCGAGGGCCTGCTTCGGACTCGGCTTCTCGAACAGCGGATCGACGTACTGGCACCCCTCGAGTACCGGTCGCCGACCGAGCGCCATCTGTTCGACATGCCCGTTCGGTATCGTCTCCCCGATGGGACCGTCTGCCGGGCCGACGCCGCGACCCTCGCATCACTCGTAGTGAAAGACCTCTCGCTGGACCGACCAGACGGCTCCGCTCCGGACGAGCTCTTAGAGCGAGTCCTCCGGAGCAAGCGAAACGTCGAGACCTTCGTCCGAGCACGTGAGGGTGACGACGCGCGACTCTACGGCGAGCGGCTGTCGTTCCGCGACACCGAGCAGGCGCTCGTCTTCGGGCATCACCGTCATCCGACGCCCAAGAGTCGTCAGGGCATCGCTACCCGGAACCAAGACACGTTCGCGCCCGAGCTTCGCGGGTCGTTCCCGCTTCACTACTTCCGTGCCGATCCCGACCTCATCACGTCGGACTCGGCGCTCGATCGGTGCGCCACGACCTGGGTGAAAGATGCCCTCCGCGACGACGACAGCGTGCCCACGTCGTTTGTCGAGGAACACGTCGACAGCGGAGACGCCTTGTTGCCGGTCCACCCCTGGCAGGCGGAGTACCTCCTCGACCAGTCACGCGTCCAGCGGCACCTCGGAGACGGAATCGAGCACCTGGGTGCCGTCGGGCAGGAGTTCTATCCGACGACCTCGGTCCGGACTCTCTACGCTCCCGACGCCCCGTTCATGGTGAAATCGTCGTTGCACGTGAAGATCACCAACTCCGTGCGGACGAACAAACGCCCGGAGCTCGACCGAGGCGTGGCCGTCGCGGAACTTCTCGACACCGCGTTCGGCGACGAACTCGCCGATGGGTTCCCGAACTTCGATATCGTTCGCGACCCCGCCTTCCTCGCGCTCGACATCGGCGACGAACGCGAGTCCGGACTGGAGACGGTTCTCCGGGCCAATCCCTTCCACGGCGATCTGGCAGAGCGTTCTACACCCCTGGTATCGCTCTGTCAGGACGCTATTGTGGGTCGATCTCGTCTCGGTCGTCTCGTCACGACCATCGCCGAACGCGATGGACGTGATACCGAAGCGGTCAGCGAAGAGTGGTTCCGCCGGTATTTGGAAATCGCTATTCGCCCGGTGCTGTGGCTCTATCTCGATCAGGGCGTCGGTGTGGAGGCGCACCAACAGAACTCCGTACTCACGCTCGACGAGGCCGGCTACCCGAGCGAGTTCCGCTATCGCGACAACCAGGGGTTCTACTTCCCCGAATCGCAGTATCCCGAGGTCGACGCCTACCTCCCAGGCGTCGGCGAGCGCGCCGATACCGTCTGTGCCGATTCCATCGCCGACGAGCGGCTCCGCTACTACGTTGTCCTGAACAACGCACTCGACGTCGTCAACGCCTTCGGAAGCGCCGGGCTCGTCGACGAGCGGCAGCTGTTGGCGCTCCTCCGCGACGAACTCGAACGGGCTCGCGACCGCTACGACCGTCCCTCGTCGGACTTTCTCGCCCCGCTGCTGGAGTCGCCGACCGTCCCCTGTAAAGCCAACTTACTGACGCGCTTCCGGGGACTGGACGAACTGGAGAACGACCTTGAGAACCAGTCCGTCTACACGGACGTGAAGAACCCCCTCGTCACCGAACTCGATTCATGA
- a CDS encoding GNAT family N-acetyltransferase — translation MTGPDATIATDYDYQTYDPTIEKTISLRQATFDRDLGRLHAWLASDHVKPYWELDLPLPAFCDRLTGKLADGHLTPYIGCLDHVPMSYWECYWAAEDDVANHYDAEPTDQGVHLLIGPEEYLGQGYAVPLMRAVVGIQFRHPETDCVVAEPDARNERVIHVFEQCGFEPRREFRFDEAEKDAVLMVCERERFETDVLVDATAAPRTGADDRSEVSPDD, via the coding sequence ATGACCGGACCCGACGCAACCATCGCGACTGATTACGACTACCAGACCTACGACCCGACGATCGAGAAGACCATCTCGCTCCGGCAGGCGACGTTCGACCGCGACCTCGGTCGGCTCCACGCCTGGCTGGCGAGCGACCACGTGAAACCGTACTGGGAGCTCGATCTGCCGTTGCCGGCGTTCTGCGACCGCCTCACCGGGAAACTCGCGGATGGTCATCTGACGCCCTACATCGGGTGTTTGGACCACGTTCCGATGAGCTACTGGGAGTGCTACTGGGCGGCCGAGGACGACGTCGCGAACCACTACGACGCCGAGCCGACCGACCAGGGCGTCCACCTGCTCATTGGCCCCGAGGAGTATCTGGGACAAGGCTACGCGGTACCCCTGATGCGAGCCGTAGTCGGGATACAGTTCCGCCACCCCGAGACCGACTGCGTCGTCGCGGAACCGGACGCTCGCAACGAGCGCGTCATCCACGTCTTCGAGCAGTGCGGGTTCGAACCGCGACGGGAGTTCCGCTTCGACGAGGCCGAGAAAGACGCCGTACTGATGGTCTGCGAGCGAGAGCGGTTCGAGACCGATGTACTCGTTGACGCGACCGCTGCGCCCCGAACGGGGGCGGACGACCGCAGCGAGGTGAGTCCCGATGACTGA
- a CDS encoding acyl CoA:acetate/3-ketoacid CoA transferase: MDIVCSVDEAVEQVDTGDTIGVGGFVAVGLPEYLLEALGTRYSETGSPGDLTLYHPAAEGDRQGRGVSHLTHEGMLERVFGSHWGFVPQLMERIAAGDVEAYNLPFGVMDHLLRDTAAGKPGTITNVGLRTFVDPRQDGGKVNDATTEDLIEVMEFGGEEYLFYRSIPLNVALVRGTTADENGNISMEREALTANMLATAQAAHNSGGTVIAQVERVTEAGTLPPREVDLPGVLVDAVVDAPLSHHRQTYGEDYSGALSGEIRVPESDSDGDRPALTERKVIARRAAMELVPDAVVNLGVGVPELVPTVATEGGVGDEITQTVEAGPIGGSPSGGINFGTAVDHDALVTSPEQFDFYDGGGLDIGFLGMAQIDAVGNVNVSRFGADIPGCGGFINITQNAEQVVFCGTLTTGDLDVAVGDGEIDIRSEGTNRKFVEQVEQVTFSGEYAVEINQPITYVTERAVFELTDSGLVLVEVAPGIDIETEVLGEMGFDPIIADEVSEMPQALFEESAFALRGYVE, translated from the coding sequence ATGGATATCGTGTGTTCAGTCGACGAAGCCGTCGAACAAGTCGATACGGGTGACACCATCGGAGTTGGTGGCTTCGTTGCCGTTGGTTTACCAGAGTATCTTCTTGAGGCGCTGGGGACCCGCTACAGTGAAACCGGATCGCCCGGTGATCTCACGCTGTATCATCCCGCCGCTGAAGGTGACCGGCAGGGACGGGGAGTCTCACATCTCACCCATGAGGGGATGCTCGAACGCGTTTTCGGAAGCCACTGGGGATTCGTTCCACAGCTAATGGAACGCATTGCCGCGGGTGACGTTGAGGCATACAATCTCCCATTCGGGGTGATGGACCACCTGCTCCGTGACACAGCCGCCGGAAAACCAGGGACGATCACGAACGTCGGATTGCGGACGTTTGTCGACCCGCGACAGGACGGTGGCAAGGTGAACGACGCCACGACGGAGGACCTTATCGAGGTCATGGAATTCGGCGGCGAGGAGTACCTTTTCTACCGTTCGATTCCGCTCAACGTGGCCCTCGTACGTGGGACAACGGCCGACGAGAATGGGAACATATCGATGGAACGTGAGGCACTCACGGCGAATATGCTCGCGACTGCACAGGCTGCACACAACTCCGGGGGAACGGTCATTGCACAGGTCGAGCGTGTAACCGAAGCGGGGACGCTCCCCCCGCGTGAGGTGGATCTTCCGGGTGTTCTCGTGGATGCAGTCGTTGACGCTCCGTTGTCCCACCACCGCCAGACGTATGGTGAAGACTACAGTGGTGCACTGAGTGGTGAAATTCGAGTCCCCGAGAGCGATAGCGATGGGGATCGGCCAGCACTCACCGAACGGAAGGTCATCGCACGCCGTGCGGCGATGGAGCTGGTTCCGGATGCTGTTGTCAACCTCGGGGTCGGGGTCCCGGAACTGGTCCCGACGGTCGCGACCGAAGGTGGCGTCGGCGATGAGATCACACAAACCGTCGAAGCAGGCCCTATCGGCGGGTCACCGTCGGGTGGTATCAACTTCGGGACGGCTGTCGACCACGACGCACTCGTTACTTCGCCCGAACAGTTCGACTTCTACGATGGGGGTGGGCTGGATATCGGGTTCCTCGGGATGGCACAGATCGATGCCGTTGGCAACGTCAATGTCAGCCGCTTCGGTGCCGACATCCCGGGCTGTGGAGGGTTCATCAACATCACACAGAACGCAGAACAGGTGGTTTTCTGTGGAACGCTCACGACAGGTGACCTCGACGTTGCTGTTGGCGACGGTGAGATAGACATTCGAAGTGAGGGAACGAACCGTAAGTTCGTCGAGCAGGTCGAGCAGGTAACATTCAGTGGCGAGTACGCTGTTGAAATCAACCAGCCGATTACGTACGTCACCGAGCGGGCGGTCTTCGAACTGACCGACTCGGGCCTTGTATTGGTTGAAGTTGCCCCGGGAATCGACATCGAGACGGAGGTGCTTGGAGAGATGGGATTCGATCCAATCATCGCCGATGAGGTTTCAGAGATGCCGCAGGCGCTGTTCGAGGAATCGGCGTTTGCCCTTCGGGGCTACGTCGAGTGA
- a CDS encoding lysine N(6)-hydroxylase/L-ornithine N(5)-oxygenase family protein: MTDSDLVHDVVGVGLGPFNLGLAALLDGVEESVDAALLEREPEFNWHEGMLLEGTTLEVPFLADLVSLADPTNPHSYLNYLRETGRIYEFYFYETFQTLRREYNDYLQWVCENVDSCRFSREVTELRWDEERDHYVVTARHPETGDRFEYRGENVALGIGSRPQIPESLQGHPDEDVFHTARYRDNRERVLNAESVTVVGSGQSAAEVFQDLLERQPEGRYRLDWLTRSDGFFPMEYSKLGLQHFTPEYEQYVYDLPQGVKDDLIPNQELLYKGVDPETSAEIYDLLYRRSIGDCDPDVGLFAMTEVRDIADTGEAYALDCHQWQAEESFVHESEVVVLGTGYERPIPGFLEPLKEAINWDDKGRFEVTPNHHLDIDVTGDVFLQNAELHTHGVGVPDLGLGCYRNTKFVNRLVGREAYPEDNDTVYQDFAVEQFVERAPSASRQPGSEATPTNDN, encoded by the coding sequence ATGACTGATTCGGACCTCGTACACGATGTCGTCGGCGTCGGACTGGGACCATTCAATCTCGGTCTCGCAGCCCTGTTGGACGGCGTCGAGGAATCCGTTGATGCCGCGTTACTCGAACGAGAGCCCGAGTTCAACTGGCACGAAGGAATGCTGCTCGAGGGAACGACCCTCGAGGTGCCGTTCCTTGCCGACCTCGTGTCGCTCGCGGACCCGACGAACCCACACAGCTATCTCAACTACCTGCGGGAAACGGGGCGCATCTACGAGTTTTACTTTTACGAGACGTTCCAGACGCTCCGTCGCGAGTACAACGACTACCTGCAGTGGGTCTGCGAGAACGTTGACAGCTGTCGGTTCAGTCGCGAGGTGACCGAACTCCGGTGGGACGAGGAGCGCGATCACTACGTCGTCACGGCCCGCCATCCTGAGACCGGCGACCGGTTCGAGTACCGCGGCGAAAACGTCGCGCTCGGGATCGGATCGCGGCCTCAGATTCCGGAATCGCTCCAGGGCCATCCGGACGAGGACGTCTTCCACACGGCACGCTACCGCGACAACCGCGAGCGTGTACTGAATGCCGAGTCGGTCACCGTCGTAGGATCAGGCCAGAGCGCCGCCGAAGTCTTCCAGGACCTGCTGGAACGACAGCCAGAGGGACGGTATCGACTGGACTGGTTGACGCGCTCGGACGGCTTCTTTCCGATGGAATACTCCAAGCTTGGGCTGCAACACTTCACGCCCGAGTACGAGCAGTACGTCTACGACCTTCCTCAAGGAGTGAAAGACGACCTCATTCCGAACCAGGAGCTGCTCTACAAGGGCGTCGACCCGGAAACGAGCGCGGAAATCTACGACCTCCTCTATCGGCGCTCGATCGGCGACTGTGATCCCGACGTCGGTCTCTTCGCGATGACCGAGGTGCGGGACATCGCCGACACGGGTGAGGCATACGCCCTCGACTGCCACCAGTGGCAGGCTGAGGAGTCGTTCGTCCACGAAAGCGAGGTCGTCGTCCTCGGGACCGGATACGAGCGCCCGATTCCGGGCTTCCTCGAACCGCTCAAGGAAGCGATCAACTGGGACGACAAGGGCCGATTCGAGGTGACGCCGAACCATCACCTCGACATCGACGTGACGGGCGACGTGTTCCTCCAGAACGCCGAACTCCACACCCACGGGGTCGGTGTTCCCGACCTCGGGCTCGGTTGCTATCGGAACACGAAGTTCGTCAATCGCCTCGTCGGCCGGGAAGCCTACCCCGAAGACAACGACACAGTCTATCAGGACTTCGCAGTGGAGCAGTTCGTCGAACGCGCACCGTCCGCCTCCCGGCAGCCCGGGAGCGAAGCAACTCCCACCAACGACAATTAA
- a CDS encoding DUF7342 family protein, with amino-acid sequence MSGDPNRDWTEGLSAAERVEAVALTVSEPQTANWVAAEAEVAHETATKYLSQLADDGNLIADSQGQQTTYEPDPVGQYLIEMRELYEHYSPDELARSLEEMNEQIRAWKSEYDAETSNQLRASLASEDIGDERERRQAAREWDHLATRRRLVEDALRLYDRFPGEPRSASA; translated from the coding sequence ATGAGTGGTGATCCGAACCGCGACTGGACCGAAGGCCTGTCCGCGGCCGAGCGCGTCGAAGCTGTCGCGCTCACGGTCAGCGAACCACAAACAGCCAATTGGGTCGCTGCAGAAGCAGAAGTTGCCCACGAGACCGCAACGAAGTACCTCAGCCAACTCGCAGACGACGGAAATCTGATCGCCGATTCACAGGGTCAACAAACCACTTACGAGCCCGATCCCGTCGGTCAGTACCTCATCGAAATGCGCGAACTCTACGAGCACTACTCGCCAGATGAGCTCGCTCGGAGTCTTGAGGAGATGAACGAGCAGATTCGCGCGTGGAAATCCGAATACGATGCCGAAACATCCAATCAGCTGCGAGCAAGCCTCGCAAGCGAAGATATCGGAGACGAGCGTGAACGCCGTCAGGCCGCACGTGAGTGGGACCACCTCGCCACGCGTCGCCGGCTCGTCGAAGATGCCCTTCGACTCTACGACCGCTTCCCTGGTGAACCGCGCTCTGCCTCCGCATGA
- a CDS encoding pyridoxal phosphate-dependent decarboxylase family protein encodes MSGDELFLGSETGTTAYREAMERATDAVVSSFDSTDNPYSGRSPEALSGAFEDPVIPETGTGLEAAIDEAATRILAHSVATSNPRCAAHLQCPPMIPGLAAEAMLTAANQSLDSFDQAPAATVLEGEVVDALCGLFDLPDVSDGVFTSGGTQSNFQALLLARDRYCHRQFGRDVQSGGLPPEAESLRVLCSEEAHFTGKQAAHHLGLGEDAVVTVPIDEDRRMDTDALDAILAELDTGDANPFALVGTAGTTDFGSIDPLTELADRAAEYDLWYHVDAAYGGALALTGHADLLDGIERADSVAVDFHKLFYQPISCGAFLLGDGDDFGWMARNAAYLNPEEHDETGVPNLVAKSVQTTRRFDALKPYVAFRAIGREGMAALVEETLNLARDAASLIEEATDFELLHEPTLNAVVFRYRPREAMSDAAVSRLNANVREQLLHDGRAVVARTEVTGVTSLKFTLLNPTATLDDVAEMLDVIRDCGAAVVRDEEVVA; translated from the coding sequence ATGAGCGGGGACGAACTGTTCCTCGGCTCCGAGACAGGTACTACCGCGTACCGGGAGGCCATGGAGCGGGCGACCGACGCCGTCGTGAGTAGCTTCGACAGCACCGATAACCCCTACTCCGGGCGGTCGCCAGAAGCGCTCTCCGGGGCATTCGAAGACCCCGTCATTCCCGAAACCGGGACGGGTCTCGAGGCCGCTATCGACGAGGCCGCCACGAGGATTCTCGCACATTCCGTCGCGACCTCGAACCCGCGGTGTGCGGCTCACCTCCAGTGTCCGCCCATGATTCCGGGGCTCGCTGCGGAGGCGATGCTCACTGCGGCGAATCAGTCGCTCGACTCCTTCGATCAGGCGCCCGCCGCGACCGTCCTCGAAGGAGAGGTCGTAGATGCCCTTTGCGGACTGTTCGATCTTCCAGACGTCTCGGACGGCGTCTTCACAAGCGGCGGGACGCAGTCGAACTTCCAGGCCCTCCTGTTGGCCCGCGACCGTTACTGTCATCGACAGTTCGGCCGCGACGTGCAGTCGGGCGGACTTCCACCAGAAGCCGAATCGCTTCGCGTTCTCTGTTCGGAGGAAGCCCACTTCACGGGTAAGCAGGCGGCCCATCACCTCGGACTCGGCGAAGACGCGGTCGTCACTGTCCCCATCGACGAGGACCGCCGGATGGATACGGACGCGCTCGACGCGATACTCGCCGAACTCGACACCGGTGACGCGAACCCCTTCGCGCTCGTCGGGACTGCCGGGACCACCGACTTCGGCAGCATCGATCCGCTAACCGAACTCGCTGACCGGGCGGCTGAGTACGACCTTTGGTACCACGTCGATGCCGCATACGGCGGTGCCCTCGCTCTGACTGGCCACGCCGACCTGCTCGACGGCATCGAGCGCGCCGATTCTGTTGCCGTGGACTTCCACAAACTGTTCTACCAGCCCATCAGCTGCGGCGCGTTCCTGCTGGGCGACGGGGATGATTTCGGGTGGATGGCGCGCAATGCTGCCTACCTCAATCCGGAGGAGCACGACGAAACCGGCGTTCCGAACCTCGTCGCGAAGTCCGTCCAGACGACGCGTCGGTTCGACGCGCTGAAACCCTACGTCGCGTTCCGTGCAATCGGTCGCGAGGGAATGGCAGCTCTCGTCGAGGAGACCCTGAATTTGGCCCGAGACGCTGCATCGCTCATCGAGGAGGCGACCGATTTCGAACTGTTGCACGAGCCGACGTTGAACGCGGTCGTCTTCCGCTATCGCCCGCGCGAAGCGATGTCCGACGCCGCTGTGAGCCGGTTGAACGCGAACGTTCGAGAACAGTTGCTCCACGACGGTCGGGCCGTCGTCGCCAGGACGGAGGTCACGGGCGTGACCAGTCTGAAGTTCACGCTGCTGAATCCGACCGCGACGCTGGACGACGTCGCCGAGATGTTAGACGTCATCAGGGACTGCGGCGCGGCGGTCGTCCGAGACGAGGAGGTGGTCGCATGA
- a CDS encoding DUF7563 family protein, whose amino-acid sequence MPECENCGDFVTEQYVRVFAPPEMATVRVCPNCPDMIRENGGVREAKSQRRN is encoded by the coding sequence ATGCCGGAGTGCGAGAACTGTGGTGACTTCGTGACTGAACAGTACGTGCGAGTGTTTGCTCCGCCCGAGATGGCTACCGTGCGGGTGTGCCCGAACTGTCCGGATATGATCCGTGAGAACGGCGGTGTTCGAGAGGCGAAGTCCCAACGGCGCAACTGA
- a CDS encoding diaminobutyrate--2-oxoglutarate transaminase, which translates to MSYLEQDNSAILSQQAGRESNARTYPRHLPLAIREAQGVTVTDMDGNEYYDCLAGAGTLALGHNHPRIVEAMERTLETSRPLHTLDISTPAKERFVDSLFESLPDEFSERAKVQFCSPAGTDAVEAALKLVKTATGNRSILGFQGAYHGMTSGALSLMGDTDAKEPIPGLMNEVHHLPFPYDYRCPFGVGGETGHRIGSDYVENLLDDDESGITDPAGMILEPVQGEGGTIPSPDAWLREIRRITRERDIPLILDEIQAGLGRTGETYAFEHAGIIPDVVTLSKAIGGGLPLAVVVYDEELDVWEPGAHAGTFRGNQLAMAAGEATIDYVLENDLDAHAANAGARLREHLESTAEQFGSIGDVRGRGLMLGVEFVDTDADWQGPGPHAPDGDFAAAVQAECFDRGLIVELGGRESATARFLPPLIVSVSQIDEIAAIFEEAVAAVTKTDAEPAEVAA; encoded by the coding sequence ATGAGCTATCTCGAGCAGGATAACAGCGCCATCCTCTCCCAGCAAGCCGGGCGTGAATCGAACGCGCGGACGTATCCCCGCCATCTCCCGCTGGCTATCCGCGAGGCACAGGGAGTCACCGTAACGGACATGGACGGGAACGAATACTACGATTGTCTTGCCGGGGCGGGGACGCTCGCCCTCGGCCACAATCACCCGCGAATCGTCGAAGCGATGGAGCGCACGCTCGAGACCAGTCGACCGCTCCACACGCTCGACATCTCCACGCCCGCGAAAGAGCGGTTCGTCGACTCGCTGTTCGAGAGCCTGCCCGACGAGTTCAGCGAGCGAGCGAAGGTGCAGTTCTGTAGTCCGGCCGGAACCGACGCCGTCGAAGCGGCTCTCAAACTCGTCAAGACGGCCACCGGGAACCGGAGCATCCTCGGATTCCAGGGCGCCTACCACGGGATGACGAGCGGGGCGCTCTCGCTGATGGGCGACACCGACGCCAAGGAGCCCATTCCGGGACTGATGAACGAGGTCCACCACCTGCCGTTCCCGTACGACTATCGGTGTCCGTTCGGCGTCGGCGGCGAGACCGGTCACCGGATCGGAAGCGACTACGTCGAGAACCTTCTCGACGACGATGAAAGTGGAATCACCGACCCTGCCGGGATGATTCTCGAACCCGTTCAGGGAGAAGGGGGAACGATCCCCTCACCCGATGCGTGGCTCCGAGAGATTCGTCGCATCACGCGCGAGCGCGACATCCCGCTCATCCTAGACGAGATTCAGGCGGGTCTCGGGCGGACCGGCGAGACGTACGCCTTCGAGCACGCCGGCATAATACCCGACGTAGTCACGCTCTCGAAAGCCATCGGCGGCGGGCTCCCGCTCGCCGTCGTCGTCTACGACGAGGAGCTCGACGTCTGGGAGCCGGGCGCGCACGCAGGAACGTTCCGCGGAAACCAGCTCGCGATGGCGGCCGGAGAAGCGACCATCGACTACGTACTCGAGAACGATCTCGACGCCCACGCTGCCAACGCGGGTGCACGTCTCCGAGAGCATCTCGAATCGACGGCCGAGCAGTTCGGTTCGATAGGAGACGTCCGTGGTCGCGGGCTGATGCTGGGCGTCGAGTTCGTCGACACCGACGCCGACTGGCAGGGTCCGGGTCCGCACGCTCCGGACGGCGATTTCGCGGCGGCAGTTCAGGCCGAGTGTTTCGACCGCGGACTTATCGTCGAACTCGGTGGCCGCGAGAGCGCGACCGCCCGGTTCCTCCCGCCACTGATCGTCTCCGTGTCCCAGATCGACGAGATCGCCGCCATCTTCGAGGAGGCCGTCGCCGCCGTCACCAAGACCGACGCGGAACCAGCCGAGGTGGCCGCATGA